The proteins below are encoded in one region of Amycolatopsis acidiphila:
- a CDS encoding MarR family winged helix-turn-helix transcriptional regulator translates to MDDRTGGPEEPPSDIAEAIQQAWARERPHTPVASIGVITRIWRIGKLLDEDRRETMLRLGMDSATLDLLSTLRRAGPPYRLPPGELARRSLVSAGAISQRVARSEREGLVRRLRSPDDGRGVLVELTEAGHAEIERTVDDLLRHEEDLISALSQEQRDQLSGLLRILLGSLAGDRESRAKPA, encoded by the coding sequence ATGGACGATCGTACCGGCGGCCCGGAAGAACCGCCGAGCGACATTGCCGAGGCCATTCAACAGGCCTGGGCGCGGGAACGGCCGCACACGCCGGTGGCCTCGATCGGGGTGATCACGCGCATCTGGCGGATCGGCAAGCTGCTCGACGAGGACAGGCGCGAGACGATGCTGCGGCTCGGCATGGACTCGGCCACGCTCGACCTGCTCTCGACGCTGCGGCGGGCGGGCCCGCCGTACCGGCTGCCGCCCGGCGAGCTCGCCCGTCGCTCGCTGGTGAGCGCCGGCGCGATCTCGCAACGCGTCGCCCGCTCCGAACGGGAGGGGCTGGTGCGCAGGCTGCGCTCGCCGGATGACGGCCGCGGCGTGCTCGTGGAACTCACCGAAGCCGGGCACGCCGAGATCGAGCGCACGGTCGACGACCTGCTGCGCCACGAGGAAGACCTGATTTCCGCGCTCAGCCAGGAGCAGCGCGACCAGCTCTCCGGGCTGCTCCGCATCCTGCTCGGGAGCCTTGCCGGTGACAGGGAGAGCCGCGCGAAGCCGGCCTAG
- a CDS encoding TetR/AcrR family transcriptional regulator — protein MTGAERRQQLLKVARALFAEKGFDGTSIEEIAHRANVSKPVVYEHFGGKEGIYAVVVDRETQLLLDRMVSTLHGGHPRAMLEQAASALLGYVEESHDGFRILVRDSPVASSTGTFSTLLNDIASQVEHILGRQFAARGYDEKLSALYAQALVGMVALTGQWWLDARKPKRDEVAAHLVNLAWNGLSHLEHKPKLRLY, from the coding sequence ATGACGGGCGCCGAACGCCGGCAGCAGCTGCTGAAGGTGGCTCGCGCGCTGTTCGCGGAGAAGGGCTTCGACGGCACGTCGATCGAGGAGATCGCTCATCGGGCGAACGTCTCCAAGCCCGTCGTGTACGAGCATTTCGGCGGTAAGGAAGGCATCTACGCCGTCGTCGTGGATCGGGAGACCCAGCTGTTGCTGGACCGGATGGTGTCCACTTTGCACGGTGGTCATCCGAGGGCGATGCTGGAGCAGGCGGCGAGCGCGTTGCTCGGGTACGTCGAGGAGTCGCACGACGGGTTCCGCATCCTCGTGCGGGACTCGCCCGTCGCCAGCTCCACCGGCACGTTCTCCACGTTGTTGAACGACATCGCGAGCCAGGTCGAGCACATCCTCGGCAGGCAGTTCGCCGCGCGCGGCTACGACGAGAAGCTCTCCGCGCTGTACGCGCAGGCGCTGGTCGGGATGGTCGCGCTGACGGGCCAGTGGTGGCTCGACGCGCGCAAGCCCAAGCGCGACGAGGTCGCGGCGCACCTGGTCAACCTGGCGTGGAACGGCTTGTCGCATCTGGAGCACAAGCCGAAGCTGCGGTTGTACTAG
- a CDS encoding IS701 family transposase has product MFDELTARIAGRFSRVEPRRRAEKLLLGLVSELPRKNCWTIAEHVGDATPDGLQHLLARAVWDADAVRDDLRDYVCDHLGSQNAVLIVDETGDLKKGTRTVGVQRQYTGTAGRIENSQVAVYLTYATTAGHAFIDRALYLPKSWTSDRERCAAAGISENMQFATKPALATTMITRALDAGVDAPWVTGDEVYGADPTLRAELERRGIGYVLAIGCDRRVTTGAGTFRPDELATRLPKHVWQRLSAGTGAKGHRFYDWALVDIDQDAEVGGHRWLLIRRNHRTRELAFYRCYAPTPVALPVLVRVTGTRWRVEESFQTGKGLAGLDQHQVRRWLSWHRWTVLAMLAHAFLTVLAATEPTQTPTSTRWISLTCNEVQHLFATITTTLITGTTHHLRFSAWRRQHQHRARQAHYQRQSTREP; this is encoded by the coding sequence ATGTTCGATGAGCTGACCGCGCGGATCGCGGGCCGTTTCAGCCGGGTCGAGCCCCGTCGTCGGGCGGAGAAACTGTTGCTGGGTCTGGTGTCTGAGCTGCCGCGGAAGAACTGTTGGACCATCGCCGAGCATGTCGGAGACGCGACACCAGACGGCCTGCAGCACCTGCTCGCGCGGGCGGTGTGGGATGCCGACGCGGTGCGTGACGACCTGCGCGACTACGTCTGCGACCACCTCGGCAGCCAGAACGCAGTCCTGATCGTCGATGAGACCGGAGACTTGAAGAAGGGCACGCGCACCGTTGGGGTGCAACGTCAATACACCGGAACCGCCGGTCGGATCGAGAACTCGCAGGTCGCGGTGTATCTGACGTATGCCACGACGGCCGGGCACGCGTTTATCGACCGGGCCTTGTATCTGCCGAAGTCCTGGACGAGCGACCGCGAACGCTGCGCCGCGGCTGGGATCAGCGAGAACATGCAGTTCGCGACCAAACCCGCCCTGGCCACCACCATGATCACCCGAGCCCTCGATGCCGGAGTTGATGCGCCGTGGGTGACCGGCGACGAGGTCTACGGCGCCGACCCCACGCTGCGCGCGGAACTGGAGCGCCGTGGCATCGGCTATGTGCTGGCCATCGGATGCGACCGCCGCGTCACTACCGGAGCGGGGACGTTCCGCCCGGACGAGTTGGCCACCCGACTACCGAAACATGTGTGGCAACGCCTGTCGGCCGGTACCGGGGCGAAGGGACACCGCTTCTACGACTGGGCTTTGGTCGACATTGATCAGGATGCCGAGGTGGGCGGGCATCGATGGCTGCTGATCCGACGCAACCACCGCACCAGAGAGTTGGCGTTCTACCGCTGCTACGCGCCCACCCCCGTCGCGTTGCCCGTTCTGGTTCGCGTGACTGGAACCCGCTGGCGTGTCGAAGAATCCTTTCAAACCGGCAAAGGTCTGGCAGGCCTGGACCAGCACCAGGTCCGCCGCTGGCTCTCATGGCATCGCTGGACCGTTCTGGCGATGCTCGCGCACGCGTTCCTCACCGTCCTCGCCGCGACCGAACCCACCCAAACACCAACATCCACCCGCTGGATTTCCTTGACCTGCAACGAAGTCCAACACCTGTTCGCCACGATCACCACCACGCTGATCACAGGCACCACGCACCACCTACGCTTCTCAGCCTGGCGCCGACAGCATCAACACCGAGCCCGACAGGCCCACTACCAGCGGCAATCCACCCGAGAACCATGA
- a CDS encoding acyl-CoA desaturase — protein MTATLEPTPTKGPKPVINGQRPFGIQFAVYLGVIMPLLALAVAVPFAWGWGLSWVDVALFAVFYCISGLGITVSYHRYFTHGSFKAKRWLRIVLAIAGSLAVQGPVITWVADHRRHHAFSDRDGDPHSPWAFGTSPLAIAKGFWHAHMGWLFERDQSNAERFAPDLLKDPAIKKVDEYFWLWTLLTLVVPGIIGGLVTWSLWGGVTAFFWAGLVRVCVLHHVTWSVNSICHMIGERPFAARDKSANFWPLAILSFGESWHNLHHADPTSARHGVKRGQIDISARMIWAFEKFGWVDNVRWPTPTRLARLAAEAK, from the coding sequence ATGACGGCTACCCTGGAGCCAACTCCCACCAAAGGTCCGAAACCGGTCATCAACGGACAGCGTCCGTTCGGCATACAGTTCGCGGTCTACCTCGGCGTGATCATGCCGTTGCTGGCGCTCGCGGTCGCGGTGCCCTTCGCCTGGGGGTGGGGGCTGAGCTGGGTGGACGTCGCGCTTTTCGCGGTCTTCTACTGCATCAGCGGCCTCGGTATCACCGTTTCGTACCACCGGTACTTCACCCACGGCTCGTTCAAGGCCAAGCGCTGGCTGCGGATCGTGCTCGCGATCGCCGGCAGCCTTGCCGTCCAAGGACCGGTGATCACCTGGGTGGCCGATCACCGCAGGCACCACGCGTTCTCCGACCGTGACGGCGACCCGCATTCGCCGTGGGCGTTCGGGACCTCGCCGCTGGCCATCGCGAAGGGCTTCTGGCACGCGCACATGGGCTGGCTGTTCGAGCGCGACCAGAGCAACGCCGAGCGGTTCGCGCCGGACCTGCTCAAGGACCCGGCGATCAAGAAGGTCGACGAGTACTTCTGGCTGTGGACGCTGCTGACGCTGGTCGTGCCCGGGATCATCGGCGGGCTCGTCACCTGGTCGCTGTGGGGCGGCGTGACCGCGTTCTTCTGGGCCGGGCTGGTGCGCGTGTGCGTGCTGCACCACGTGACCTGGTCGGTGAACTCGATCTGCCACATGATCGGCGAGCGGCCGTTCGCCGCGCGGGACAAGTCGGCGAACTTCTGGCCGCTGGCGATCCTGTCCTTCGGCGAGTCGTGGCACAACCTGCACCACGCGGACCCGACCTCGGCGCGGCACGGCGTCAAGCGGGGACAGATCGACATCTCGGCCAGGATGATCTGGGCGTTCGAGAAGTTCGGCTGGGTGGACAACGTCCGCTGGCCGACGCCGACCCGGTTGGCCCGCCTCGCGGCGGAGGCCAAGTAG